From Mucilaginibacter rubeus, a single genomic window includes:
- a CDS encoding cysteine hydrolase family protein, which translates to MEQNTINTALLVMDMQVGIIGAIPDAQSLIANLKKTIATARSKNIPVIYVVVGFRPGAPEVSSRNKGFSAAKQRFAGADMNQFMQVIPELAPADGELIVIKRRVSAFAGSDLEVVLRSFNINHLVLTGIATSGVVLSTVREASDKDYELTIVTDCCADTDNEVHELLITKIFPRQAEVVTVGNWAK; encoded by the coding sequence ATGGAACAAAATACAATAAATACAGCCCTGCTGGTTATGGACATGCAGGTAGGTATTATAGGTGCAATACCCGATGCTCAATCACTTATTGCCAATCTGAAAAAAACCATAGCTACAGCCCGTAGCAAAAACATCCCGGTAATTTATGTAGTGGTTGGTTTCAGGCCGGGCGCACCCGAGGTAAGCAGCCGCAACAAGGGCTTCTCGGCAGCTAAACAACGCTTTGCCGGGGCCGATATGAACCAGTTTATGCAGGTGATCCCGGAGCTGGCCCCGGCCGATGGTGAACTGATCGTTATCAAACGACGCGTAAGCGCCTTTGCAGGCAGCGACCTGGAAGTGGTATTGAGAAGTTTTAACATTAACCATCTCGTATTAACAGGTATTGCCACCAGCGGTGTGGTGCTATCAACCGTTCGTGAAGCATCTGATAAGGATTACGAACTTACCATAGTTACAGATTGCTGCGCGGATACTGATAATGAAGTACATGAGTTGTTAATCACTAAGATATTCCCTCGTCAGGCAGAGGTGGTTACCGTAGGTAACTGGGCGAAATAA